Proteins encoded by one window of Pseudonocardia alni:
- the lpdA gene encoding dihydrolipoyl dehydrogenase, with protein sequence MPHFDVVVLGAGPGGYVAAIRAAQLGRSVAVIEEKYWGGVCLNVGCIPSKALLRNAEIAHIVTKEQKTFGLSGEVSLDFGAAFDRSRSVADGRVKGVHFLMKKNKITELDGFGRFTKPGEIEVELSKGGNETVTYDDVIIAAGSTVKLLPGTELSDRVVTYEEQILTRELPESVIIAGAGAIGVEFAFVLANYGVDVTIVEYLDRLLPLEDADVSKELLKAYKKLGVTVRTSTKVESITDDGKGVTVSVSSSKGSEDLRADKVVQAIGFAPRVDGYGLDKLGVNLTERGAIEIDDYMRTSVEHVYAIGDVTAKLMLAHVAEAQGIVAAETLAGAETQELNYKMMPRATFCNPQVASFGYTETEARELADEKGWKVNTATFPFTANGKAHGMAEPAGFVKLIADDTYGELLGGHIIGAEATELLPELTLAQKWDLTVHEMARNVHAHPTLSECLQEAIHGLAGHMINF encoded by the coding sequence ATGCCTCATTTCGACGTCGTCGTACTCGGAGCCGGACCCGGTGGATACGTGGCGGCCATCCGTGCTGCCCAGCTCGGCCGCAGTGTGGCGGTGATCGAGGAGAAGTACTGGGGCGGTGTCTGTCTCAACGTGGGCTGCATCCCCTCCAAGGCGCTGCTGCGCAACGCCGAGATCGCGCACATCGTCACCAAGGAGCAGAAGACCTTCGGTCTGTCCGGTGAGGTGTCGCTCGACTTCGGCGCCGCCTTCGACCGCAGCCGTTCGGTCGCGGACGGGCGCGTCAAGGGCGTGCACTTCCTGATGAAGAAGAACAAGATCACCGAGCTCGACGGGTTCGGCCGGTTCACCAAGCCGGGCGAGATCGAGGTCGAGCTGTCGAAGGGCGGCAACGAGACCGTCACCTACGACGACGTGATCATCGCTGCGGGCTCCACCGTCAAGCTGCTGCCGGGCACCGAGCTGTCCGACCGCGTCGTGACCTACGAGGAGCAGATCCTCACCCGCGAGCTGCCGGAGAGCGTGATCATCGCCGGTGCCGGTGCGATCGGCGTCGAGTTCGCGTTCGTGCTGGCCAACTACGGCGTCGACGTCACCATCGTCGAGTACCTGGACCGGCTGCTCCCGCTCGAGGACGCGGACGTGTCCAAGGAGCTGCTCAAGGCCTACAAGAAGCTCGGCGTGACGGTGCGGACCTCCACGAAGGTCGAGTCCATCACCGACGACGGCAAGGGTGTCACCGTCTCGGTCTCCTCGTCCAAGGGCAGCGAGGACCTGCGCGCCGACAAGGTCGTGCAGGCGATCGGCTTCGCCCCGCGGGTCGACGGGTACGGCCTCGACAAGCTCGGCGTGAACCTCACCGAGCGCGGCGCCATCGAGATCGACGACTACATGCGCACCAGTGTGGAGCACGTCTACGCCATCGGTGACGTCACCGCGAAGCTCATGCTCGCCCACGTCGCCGAGGCGCAGGGCATCGTCGCCGCCGAGACCCTGGCGGGCGCCGAGACCCAGGAGCTGAACTACAAGATGATGCCGCGCGCGACCTTCTGCAACCCGCAGGTCGCGTCGTTCGGCTACACCGAGACCGAGGCCCGCGAGCTGGCCGACGAGAAGGGCTGGAAGGTCAACACCGCGACCTTCCCGTTCACCGCGAACGGCAAGGCGCACGGCATGGCCGAGCCCGCCGGCTTCGTCAAGCTGATCGCCGACGACACCTACGGCGAGCTGCTGGGTGGGCACATCATCGGCGCCGAGGCGACCGAGCTGCTGCCCGAGCTGACCCTGGCCCAGAAGTGGGACCTGACCGTCCACGAGATGGCGCGCAACGTGCACGCGCACCCGACCCTGTCGGAGTGCCTGCAGGAGGCGATCCACGGCCTGGCCGGCCACATGATCAACTTCTGA
- a CDS encoding ubiquitin-like protein Pup, with protein MSQEQTKRQGGGDGDDESGENASGSGQERREKLGEDVDTILDEIDDVLEENAEDFVRSYVQKGGE; from the coding sequence ATGTCCCAGGAGCAGACCAAGCGCCAGGGTGGCGGCGACGGAGACGACGAGTCCGGGGAGAACGCGTCCGGATCCGGTCAGGAGCGCCGCGAGAAGCTCGGTGAGGACGTCGACACCATCCTCGACGAGATCGACGACGTGCTGGAGGAGAACGCGGAGGACTTCGTGCGGTCCTACGTGCAGAAGGGCGGTGAGTGA
- a CDS encoding YceI family protein — protein sequence MTAATTIPGYVVGTWDIDPVHSDVAFVVRHMMVSKVRGRFEKVSGELVTAERLEDSTVTATIDASSITTGNDQRDGHIRSADFFEVEKYPEWTFRSTGIAAKGEDYVLTGDLTLKGVTKPVELDLELNGFGPDAWGGTRAGFTAKTTVKRSEFGVDIELPMDGGGVVVSEKVGVELEIQAVLRAS from the coding sequence ATGACCGCTGCCACCACCATCCCCGGCTACGTCGTCGGCACCTGGGACATCGACCCGGTGCACTCCGACGTGGCGTTCGTCGTCCGTCACATGATGGTCAGCAAGGTCCGTGGCCGCTTCGAGAAGGTCTCCGGCGAGCTCGTGACCGCGGAGCGGCTCGAGGACTCCACCGTCACCGCCACCATCGACGCCTCCTCGATCACCACCGGCAACGACCAGCGCGACGGCCACATCCGCTCCGCCGACTTCTTCGAGGTCGAGAAGTACCCGGAGTGGACCTTCCGGTCCACCGGGATCGCCGCGAAGGGTGAGGACTACGTGCTCACCGGCGACCTGACCCTCAAGGGCGTCACCAAGCCCGTCGAGCTGGACCTCGAGCTGAACGGCTTCGGCCCCGACGCCTGGGGCGGCACCCGCGCCGGGTTCACCGCGAAGACCACCGTCAAGCGGTCGGAGTTCGGTGTCGACATCGAGCTGCCGATGGACGGCGGCGGCGTCGTCGTCAGCGAGAAGGTCGGCGTCGAGCTGGAGATCCAGGCGGTCCTGCGCGCCTCCTGA
- a CDS encoding NUDIX hydrolase, translating into MTDPARERLTVFDAGGAPTGVAERGEVYARSLWHATTAVLLRSADGTRVYVHRRTDTKLVMAGMWDCLAGGVLDEGETPDACAARELGEELGVTGVPLEKLAVVAFDAAALGVDTGPGTGPDGLRAHVHVYRAFSDGPVTHQPSEVAEGDWWTLDELAARIGAPDRAWVPDGLYVTRLLLADLVR; encoded by the coding sequence GTGACCGATCCCGCACGTGAGCGCCTCACCGTCTTCGACGCCGGGGGCGCGCCCACCGGCGTCGCCGAGCGCGGCGAGGTCTACGCGCGCTCGCTGTGGCACGCCACGACGGCGGTCCTGCTCCGCTCCGCCGACGGCACGCGGGTCTACGTGCACCGTCGTACCGACACCAAGCTGGTCATGGCCGGGATGTGGGACTGCCTCGCCGGCGGGGTCCTCGACGAGGGCGAGACCCCCGACGCGTGCGCCGCCCGCGAGCTCGGCGAGGAGCTCGGCGTCACCGGCGTGCCGCTGGAGAAGCTGGCCGTGGTCGCCTTCGACGCCGCCGCGCTGGGTGTCGACACCGGGCCCGGCACCGGCCCGGACGGTCTGCGGGCCCACGTGCACGTCTACCGCGCCTTCTCCGACGGCCCGGTGACCCACCAGCCCTCGGAGGTGGCCGAGGGCGACTGGTGGACCCTCGACGAGCTGGCGGCCCGGATCGGCGCGCCGGACCGGGCCTGGGTCCCCGACGGCCTGTACGTCACCCGCCTGCTGCTGGCCGACCTCGTCCGTTAA
- a CDS encoding MarR family winged helix-turn-helix transcriptional regulator yields MSHTRWLDDEEQRTWRAFLAAQRLVSEKVERRLQAGAGMPQAYYEILVRLSEAPDRTLRMSVLADSALSSRSRVSHAVARMEEAGWIERRSCPTDRRGQLARLTDRGFEVLAGAAPDHVESVREAVFDGLTPAQQAGLREACEAVVAHLSGGGEWPVTRDSGPDGPDPAQAS; encoded by the coding sequence ATGAGTCACACACGCTGGCTGGACGACGAGGAGCAGCGCACCTGGCGCGCCTTCCTGGCCGCGCAGCGGCTGGTCTCGGAGAAGGTGGAGCGACGCCTGCAGGCCGGGGCGGGGATGCCCCAGGCGTACTACGAGATCCTGGTCCGGCTCTCCGAGGCGCCGGACCGCACGCTGCGGATGAGCGTCCTCGCGGACTCCGCGCTGTCCTCGCGCAGCCGGGTGTCGCACGCGGTGGCCCGGATGGAGGAGGCGGGCTGGATCGAGCGACGGTCCTGTCCCACCGACCGGCGCGGTCAGCTGGCCCGGCTGACCGACCGCGGCTTCGAGGTGCTGGCCGGTGCGGCCCCGGACCACGTCGAGAGCGTCCGCGAGGCGGTGTTCGACGGGCTGACCCCGGCCCAGCAGGCCGGGCTGCGCGAGGCGTGCGAGGCGGTCGTCGCGCACCTGTCCGGTGGCGGGGAGTGGCCCGTGACCCGGGACTCGGGACCGGACGGCCCGGACCCGGCCCAGGCGTCCTAG
- the dop gene encoding depupylase/deamidase Dop yields MGTEVEYGIAVPGDPTANPVVTSTQVVLAYAAAADVPRNRRARWDYEVESPLRDARGFDLSAPSLAPQLDTDLDDLGAANVILTNGARFYVDHAHPEYSTPEVLSPRDIVTWDKAGERIMLEAANRAATVPGAPRMQLYKNNVDGKGASYGSHENYLMARTTTFPSIVTGLTPFFVTRQVVCGAGRVGLGQQGDEAGYQIAQRSDYVEVEVGLETTLKRGIINTRDEPHADADKYRRLHVIIGDANLSEISTLLKVGTTALVLDMIEKGRSFEDLRLAEPVKSVSRISHDPTLQRTVPLADGRHLTAVQIQQEYLARAVEHMEQTVSPRREEWDPDTREVVEEWESVLVDLERDPMLTADRLDWTAKLKLLEAYRERDGLTWGSGRLGMVDLQYSDVRLAKGLYNRLVTRGSMRRLVTEEQVAAAITEPPEDTRAYFRGTCMGRFPVEVAAASWDSVIFDLGRESLVRIPTLEPLRGTRKHVGELFEAVSTAEELVDKLTAS; encoded by the coding sequence ATGGGCACCGAGGTGGAGTACGGCATCGCCGTGCCCGGTGACCCCACCGCGAACCCCGTCGTCACCTCGACGCAGGTGGTGCTGGCCTACGCCGCTGCGGCGGACGTGCCCCGCAACCGCCGGGCGCGCTGGGACTACGAGGTGGAGTCGCCGCTGCGCGACGCCCGGGGGTTCGACCTGTCGGCGCCGTCGCTGGCGCCGCAGCTCGACACCGACCTCGACGACCTCGGCGCGGCGAACGTCATCCTCACCAACGGCGCCCGGTTCTACGTCGACCACGCCCACCCGGAGTACTCCACTCCGGAGGTCCTGTCCCCGCGCGACATCGTGACCTGGGACAAGGCCGGCGAGCGGATCATGCTGGAGGCGGCGAACCGCGCGGCCACCGTGCCGGGTGCGCCGCGGATGCAGCTCTACAAGAACAACGTCGACGGCAAGGGCGCCAGCTACGGCTCCCACGAGAACTACCTGATGGCCCGGACGACGACTTTCCCGTCGATCGTCACCGGCCTCACCCCGTTCTTCGTGACCCGCCAGGTCGTCTGCGGCGCCGGCCGGGTCGGCCTCGGCCAGCAGGGTGACGAGGCCGGCTACCAGATCGCCCAGCGCTCGGACTACGTCGAGGTCGAGGTCGGCCTGGAGACCACGCTCAAGCGCGGCATCATCAACACCCGCGACGAGCCGCACGCCGACGCCGACAAGTACCGCCGCCTGCACGTCATCATCGGCGACGCGAACCTGTCCGAGATCTCGACGCTGCTCAAGGTCGGCACCACCGCCCTGGTCCTCGACATGATCGAGAAGGGGCGCTCGTTCGAGGACCTGCGCCTGGCCGAGCCGGTGAAGTCGGTCTCGCGGATCAGTCACGACCCGACGCTGCAGCGGACCGTCCCGCTGGCCGACGGTCGTCACCTCACCGCGGTGCAGATCCAGCAGGAGTACCTGGCCCGCGCGGTCGAGCACATGGAGCAGACCGTCTCCCCGCGCCGCGAGGAGTGGGACCCCGACACCCGCGAGGTCGTCGAGGAGTGGGAGTCGGTACTGGTCGACCTGGAGCGCGACCCGATGCTGACCGCCGACCGGCTCGACTGGACGGCCAAGCTCAAGCTGCTCGAGGCCTACCGCGAGCGCGACGGCCTGACCTGGGGGTCGGGCCGGCTCGGGATGGTCGACCTGCAGTACTCCGACGTGCGGCTGGCCAAGGGCCTCTACAACCGGCTCGTCACCCGCGGGTCGATGCGCCGGCTGGTCACCGAGGAGCAGGTCGCCGCGGCGATCACCGAGCCGCCCGAGGACACCCGCGCCTACTTCCGCGGTACCTGCATGGGCCGGTTCCCGGTCGAGGTCGCCGCCGCGTCCTGGGACTCGGTGATCTTCGACCTGGGCCGCGAGTCCCTGGTGCGGATCCCGACGCTGGAGCCGCTGCGCGGTACCCGCAAGCACGTGGGGGAGCTGTTCGAGGCGGTGTCGACGGCCGAGGAGCTGGTCGACAAGCTCACCGCCTCCTGA
- the prcB gene encoding proteasome subunit beta: MEFRPSVTSGLVPGHHTGQLGTFLTGSQSFSDFVGGAAPHLLPGAGLDRTAGPGTSADALGVPHGTTIVALLFSGGVVIAGDRRATAGNVIAQRDIEKVFVTDTHSAVGIAGSAGIALEMVRLFSVDLEHYEKLEGVPLSLDGKANKLAGMVRQNLGAAMQGFVVVPLFAGYETDAADPAQAGRIVTFDPTGGRYDENLGFHAVGSGSVFAKSSLKKLHDPAADLDGAVRTAVEALYDAADDDTATGGPDTVRRIYPVVVGITAEGAVRRDDAEIAAVVDQVIAGRRERPGGPAR; encoded by the coding sequence ATGGAGTTCCGGCCGTCGGTCACCTCCGGGCTGGTGCCCGGGCACCACACGGGTCAGCTCGGCACCTTCCTGACCGGGTCGCAGTCGTTCTCCGACTTCGTCGGCGGCGCGGCCCCGCACCTGCTCCCCGGCGCGGGCCTGGACCGGACAGCCGGTCCCGGCACCTCCGCCGACGCCCTGGGCGTCCCGCACGGCACCACGATCGTCGCGCTGCTGTTCTCCGGCGGCGTCGTGATCGCCGGTGACCGGCGCGCGACCGCGGGCAACGTGATCGCCCAGCGCGACATCGAGAAGGTGTTCGTCACCGACACCCATTCCGCCGTCGGCATCGCCGGCTCCGCGGGGATCGCGCTGGAGATGGTCCGGCTGTTCTCGGTCGACCTCGAGCACTACGAGAAGCTCGAGGGCGTCCCGCTCTCGCTCGACGGCAAGGCCAACAAGCTCGCCGGCATGGTCCGCCAGAACCTGGGCGCGGCGATGCAGGGCTTCGTCGTCGTCCCGCTGTTCGCGGGCTACGAAACCGACGCCGCCGACCCGGCGCAGGCCGGCCGGATCGTCACCTTCGACCCGACCGGAGGCCGGTACGACGAGAACCTCGGCTTCCACGCGGTCGGTTCCGGCTCGGTGTTCGCGAAGTCGTCGCTGAAGAAGCTGCACGACCCGGCCGCGGACCTCGACGGCGCGGTGCGCACCGCGGTCGAGGCTCTCTACGACGCCGCGGACGACGACACCGCCACCGGTGGGCCGGACACGGTGCGGCGCATCTACCCGGTGGTCGTCGGCATCACCGCCGAGGGCGCCGTGCGCCGCGACGACGCCGAGATCGCCGCCGTCGTCGACCAGGTGATCGCCGGGCGCCGGGAGCGCCCTGGCGGTCCGGCCCGCTGA